The following proteins are encoded in a genomic region of Arachis ipaensis cultivar K30076 chromosome B02, Araip1.1, whole genome shotgun sequence:
- the LOC107628397 gene encoding putative receptor protein kinase ZmPK1: MASSTLMLFLLVLYFSFQFSSSLDALNKGYSSLSVDKAEQDVIVSENGMFSAGFFEVGDNAFSFAIWFTRRTDSQNITTPTVVWMANRDQPVNGKRSKISLLHTGNLALVDAGQFQIWSSETESYLPTELRLGDDGNLVLRELQGGRILWQSFDFPTDTLLPGQHLTRSTQLVSSRTESNHSSGFYKLSFDNRNVLTLLYDGPDVSSTYWPDLVLRVWEAGRFTYNSSRIAVLNPLGHFDSSDNYSVRTSDYGVMLPRRLTIDHDGNLRVYSQDLSQKWYVSMQAISNSCSIHGICGANSVCRFDSKKGRKCSCVPGYKVKNQSDWSYGCESIFSATSNESDFTFLGLDRVEFYGYDYNFIPNCTYTDCENGCLNSSHCKGFQYSYDNVKGVFKCYQKRELLNGHLPGAARTITYLKVPKGKSFPPSYEDSVIRNSDCSVKIHREYLKKHVSHFVSFLLWFAAAIGVLEMTCIFVVLFLIKCQHNSSIDPHGHHLAAVGFRKFSYSELKKATKGFSQEIGRGAGGTVYKALLSDQRIAAVKKLNDAKQGEGEFLAEASIIGRLNHMNLIEMWGYCAEGKHRLLVYEYMENGSLADNLSSNTLDWSKRYNIALGTARGLAYLHEECLEWILHCDIKPQNILLDSNYQPKVADFGLSKLLNRDVLTNNPNFSMIRGTRGYMAPEWVFNLAVTSKVDVYSYGIVLLEMITGKNPTADIQAINGEEPYNGRLVTWVREKRRECASWVEQILDSALGSNYDENKMDILARVALGCIEEDKEERPTMSQVVEVLQNQDCDPNGGVYY; this comes from the coding sequence TACAACTCCTACTGTTGTTTGGATGGCAAATCGTGACCAACCTGTGAATGGAAAGCGCTCAAAGATTTCTCTCTTGCACACCGGCAATCTTGCTTTGGTAGATGCAGGTCAGTTCCAAATATGGTCTTCTGAGACCGAGTCATATCTTCCAACAGAATTACGACTCGGAGATGATGGCAATCTTGTTCTACGAGAGTTGCAAGGAGGACGTATTCTGTGGCAGAGTTTTGATTTCCCAACGGACACTCTTCTTCCCGGACAACATCTCACCAGAAGTACACAGTTAGTTTCTTCAAGAACAGAGAGTAACCATTCCTCTGGTTTCTATAAGTTGTCCTTTGACAATAGAAACGTTCTTACCCTTCTTTACGATGGCCCTGACGTGTCGAGCACTTATTGGCCCGATCTTGTGCTCAGAGTTTGGGAAGCTGGAAGGTTTACTTACAATAGTAGCAGAATTGCAGTGCTAAATCCTCTTGGACATTTTGATTCGTCAGATAATTATAGTGTAAGAACATCTGATTACGGTGTGATGCTGCCTAGAAGGTTGACAATCGATCATGATGGAAATCTTCGAGTGTACAGTCAAGATCTATCACAAAAATGGTACGTCTCAATGCAAGCCATTTCTAACAGTTGCAGCATTCATGGGATTTGTGGTGCAAATAGTGTTTGCAGATTTGATTCTAAAAAGGGAAGGAAATGTTCATGTGTTCCTGGGTACAAAGTGAAGAATCAAAGTGATTGGTCTTATGGGTGTGAATCCATTTTTTCTGCTACGTCTAATGAAAGTGACTTTACTTTCTTGGGATTGGACCGAGTTGAGTTCTATGGCTATGACTACAATTTCATACCCAATTGTACCTACACTGATTGTGAAAACGGGTGCTTGAATAGTTCTCATTGCAAAGGGTTTCAGTATTCATATGACAACGTTAAGGGCGTCTTCAAGTGCTATCAAAAAAGAGAATTGCTCAACGGACATTTGCCAGGAGCTGCGAGAACTATAACCTACTTGAAAGTGCCCAAAGGGAAAAGCTTTCCCCCCAGCTATGAAGACTCTGTCATCAGAAACAGTGATTGTTCTGTGAAAATTCATAGAGAATATTTGAAAAAACATGTAAGCCATTTTGTGAGCTTCCTTTTGTGGTTTGCCGCTGCAATTGGAGTTCTTGAAATGACTTGCATTTTTGTTGTTTTATTCTTAATCAAGTGCCAGCACAATTCTAGCATAGATCCACATGGCCATCATCTTGCAGCGGTGGGATTCAGAAAATTTAGCTATTCTGAGCTAAAAAAGGCGACAAAAGGATTCAGCCAAGAGATTGGAAGGGGTGCAGGAGGCACTGTATACAAAGCTCTATTGTCGGATCAAAGAATTGCTGCTGTAAAGAAACTCAATGATGCTAAGCAAGGAGAAGGTGAATTCCTTGCTGAAGCGAGCATCATTGGAAGGCTCAACCACATGAACTTGATTGAAATGTGGGGTTATTGCGCCGAGGGAAAGCATCGGCTATTGGTGTACGAGTACATGGAAAATGGTTCTTTGGCAGATAACCTCTCATCCAATACACTTGATTGGAGCAAGAGGTATAACATCGCTCTCGGAACAGCAAGAGGTTTGGCATATTTACATGAAGAATGCTTGGAATGGATTTTGCACTGTGATATAAAACCTCAAAATATTCTCTTGGATTCAAATTATCAACCCAAGGTTGCAGATTTCGGATTGTCCAAGTTATTGAACAGAGATGTTCTCACCAACAATCCAAATTTCTCAATGATAAGAGGAACCAGAGGGTATATGGCGCCTGAGTGGGTTTTCAACCTAGCAGTTACTTCCAAAGTGGATGTTTATAGCTATGGAATTGTTCTCTTGGAGATGATAACTGGAAAGAATCCGACAGCAGATATTCAAGCAATTAATGGAGAAGAACCATACAATGGGAGGCTAGTAACATGGGTGCGAGAGAAAAGGAGAGAATGTGCATCTTGGGTGGAGCAAATCTTGGATTCTGCATTAGGGTCAAATTATGATGAGAATAAGATGGACATTCTGGCTAGAGTGGCTTTGGGTTGCATAGAAGAGGACAAAGAAGAGAGGCCTACCATGAGCCAAGTCGTTGAAGTGCTTCAAAACCAAGATTGTGATCCTAATGGTGGAGTATACTATTAA